A region of Anopheles merus strain MAF chromosome 2R, AmerM5.1, whole genome shotgun sequence DNA encodes the following proteins:
- the LOC121590104 gene encoding uncharacterized protein LOC121590104 — MLFCHTTVSRRIVVKMANKKSNYFVENKNGACRLCTEPNGDSPFVKCEECDRYFHLACAKLSAVPTAEEEWLCIKCQDIKIQYQQEEKKSTPDQAILELAMVLQNNSLEASRHIKKTTLVNLPEFDGKPQDWPHFKKTFEDTTIEAGFSKLENLNRLQRFVKGEAEKAVRALLLDPQNVPAIMARLEEQFGRADQVYKELLKDVVKIKVEGQMKIMELSDALDNLVTNIKILGKRSYLNDPRLIDELLAKLSIDKQLNWAQHKASLEAANSEVTLDQFNDWMHQISKALRSLPKRTERPQNKVNVHKYHNRKPPGNSQQMNIAQNLHTVCRLCKGQHTLPECENFLQKNISDRIAFTTQHHLCFTCLLSSEHVQRNCPLSKVCSVQGCIRRHHPLLHEVPQPIYYHYNDVRVYYQIVPITVRNGSVAMKTFAFLDAGSSLTLMEEDLANKLGLQGRQDPLTMTWTQNLTVEQDTSRRVQLTIVNDQGKEFLLKEVRTVKNLQLPQQTIDTNRLLALYPHLKGIKIESFTNAYPTILIGLSHSHLIMPLDRRMGRPEEPMAIKTKLGWIIFGNEYTQPATRSDHFMVHKNEEIMNRMIQQYFSTEDFGVKVTKPLVPKEIEQANKILEKTLEKKDGYYQVGLLWKPEVAHFPNSYPNALKRLVSLEKQLNKNRELQVWAKNTFADYIQKGYLRKLTPSQVAIATPKTFYLPHFVVVNRNKPIPKPRLVFDAAAEVNHISLNSQLLSGPDEMASLFGVLLRFREGNICVTGDIQEMFHRVRIREEDQDSQRILWRDCENRCPDVYVMQVMTFGATCSPACAQVVKNTNAAAHAETHPLAVDPIVRQHYVDDYLDSFFTMEDAIETVRQVIEVHKAADFHIRNFTSNRGELLKTIPQDRVQQKTTSVQIEEKGQDYEKILGVHWNSTIDHFGFQVKMNKVTKDRPTMREVLSCVMSVYDPLGLISHVTIAGRILMRELHVITKDWDSTIPDELQEKWEECLRVVKSAENIRIEAMLNSRPLTHIPLENEEDEILTPFHFLIGRNGSHIPPVVNETSAANRQQYKLTQHYSKIFWDRWKKEYLPTLIRRNKWTNHVEPIKVGDIVVLFDDNAPPGKWIKGRIMKANMAPDGQVRSVEVKVGENILKRPAVRVAVLNIEQKEHLPLHTTSQQHQGTHRIRPLQPNNDNNETKPPRKKTKIAPCHWAKQLLENNPPSTSTN; from the exons atgttgttttgtcATACGACTGTCAGTCGTAGAATTGTCGTAAAAATGGCTAACAAGAAGAGCAATTACTTTGTTGAGAACAAAAACGGCGCATGTCGCCTATGTACCGAACCAAACGGTGATAGTCCGTTTGTTAAGTGTGAAGAATGCGATCGATATTTTCACCTGGCCTGCGCCAAATTATCGGCGGTACCAACCGCAGAAGAAGAATGGTTGTGCATAAAATGCCAAGATATCAAAATCCAATACcaacaagaagaaaagaaaagcacaccAGATCAAGCCATACTAGAACTCGCCATGGTATTACAGAACAATAGTTTGGAAGCCAGCCGCCATATCAAGAAAACCACATTAGTAAACCTTCCAGAATTTGATGGGAAACCACAAGACTGGCCACATTTCAAAAAGACATTTGAAGACACAACAATTGAAGCAGGTTTTAGCAAGCTAGAAAACTTGAATCGTTTGCAACGATTTGTTAAGGGAGAAGCCGAAAAAGCAGTGCGTGCCTTACTCTTGGATCCGCAGAACGTTCCGGCCATCATGGCTCGTTTAGAAGAACAATTTGGAAGAGCGGACCAAGTATACAAAGAGCTATTGAAAGATGTGGTGAAAATAAAGGTCGAAggacaaatgaaaataatggaGCTTTCTGACGCTCTTGATAACCTAGTTACAAATATAAAGATTTTAGGAAAAAGATCTTATTTGAATGATCCTCGACTCATCGATGAATTGTTGGCAAAACTTTCGATCGATAAACAACTGAATTGGGCACAGCACAAAGCCAGTCTAGAGGCAGCTAATTCCGAAGTAACGCTTGACCAGTTCAACGATTGGATGCACCAAATATCGAAGGCATTGCGAAGTCTGCCAAAAAGAACAGAGCGACCACAGAACAAGGTAAATGTTCACAAATATCACAATCGCAAACCACCAGGAAATTCCCAGCAAATGAACATTGCTCAAAACTTGCACACAGTTTGTCGCTTGTGCAAAGGACAACATACGTTGCCAGAGTGTGAAAActttttacagaaaaacattAGTGACCGAATTGCATtcaccacacaacaccatcTGTGTTTCACATGTCTCCTCTCCAGCGAGCATGTCCAAAGAAACTGCCCATTGTCCAAAGTATGTAGTGTGCAGGGATGTATTCGGCGGCATCATCCTCTGTTACATGAAGTGCCCCAGCCAATATATTATCACTATAACGACGTACGTGTCTACTACCAGATCGTTCCGATAACCGTACGCAATGGGTCAGTGGCTATGAAAACGTTTGCTTTCTTGGACGCTGGATCGTCACTAACACTGATGGAGGAAGatttggcaaacaagttagGTTTACAAGGCCGGCAAGATCCATTAACAATGACGTGGACCCAAAATCTAACGGTAGAACAAGACACCAGTCGTCGAGTGCAACTTACGATTGTAAATGATCAAGGAAAAGAATTCCTATTGAAAGAGGTGCGAACCGTTAAAAATCTACAACTACCACAACAAACAATAGACACCAATAGATTACTTGCTCTTTACCCACACCTGAAAGGCATTAAAATAGAATCGTTTACAAACGCTTACCCTACCATTCTCATCGGCTTAAGTCACAGCCACCTTATCATGCCATTAGACCGCAGAATGGGCCGTCCAGAAGAACCGATggctatcaaaacaaaactcggATGGATAATATTCGGAAATGAGTACACACAACCGGCAACAAGATCGGATCATTTCATGGTACACAAAAACGAGGAAATAATGAATAGAATGATCCAACAATACTTCAGTACGGAAGACTTTGGAGTGAAAGTGACAAAACCTCTTGTGCCCAAAGAGATAGAGCAAGCGAATAAAATTCTAGAAAAGACACTAGAGAAAAAGGATGGATATTATCAAGTGGGACTGTTGTGGAAACCAGAAGTGGCACACTTCCCAAATAGCTATCCAAACGCACTGAAACGCCTAGTAAGTTTGGAAAAGCAGTTGAATAAGAATAGAGAGCTGCAAGTTTGGGCAAAGAACACATTTGCAGATTACATACAGAAGGGTTATCTGAGAAAGTTGACGCCAAGCCAGGTTGCTATTGCAACACCAAAAACTTTCTATCTACCGCATTTCGTTGTAGTCAACCGAAACAAACCGATACCGAAACCACGATTGGTGTTTGACGCGGCTGCTGAAGTCAATCACATTTCGCTGAACTCCCAATTACTATCTGGCCCTGACGAAATGGCTTCACTTTTCGGTGTCTTGCTACGTTTTCGAGAAGGCAACATCTGCGTCACAGGGGACATCCAAGAGATGTTCCACCGAGTAAGAATACGGGAAGAAGATCAGGACTCTCAGCGTATTCTGTGGCGAGATTGTGAAAACCGGTGTCCCGATGTGTACGTCATGCAAGTCATGACATTTGGCGCGACTTGTTCGCCTGCATGCGCACAAGTAGTAAAGAATACCAACGCAGCTGCCCACGCCGAAACACACCCTCTGGCAGTAGACCCAATAGTTCGGCAACATTATGTTGACGACTATCTCGATAGTTTTTTCACAATGGAAGATGCAATTGAAACAGTGAGACAAGTAATTGAGGTACACAAAGCTGCTGATTTTCACATAAGAAATTTTACCTCAAACCGGGGGGAGTTACTGAAAACAATTCCTCAAGATcgtgtacaacaaaaaacaacttcaGTACAAATCGAAGAAAAGGGCCAAGACTACGAGAAGATACTTGGTGTTCATTGGAACTCAACGATCGATCATTTTGGGTTTCAAGTCAAAATGAACAAAGTAACAAAAGACAGGCCAACAATGAGAGAAGTTCTTAGTTGTGTCATGAGTGTTTACGATCCGCTGGGCTTAATAAGCCACGTAACAATAGCTGGCAGAATTTTAATGAGAGAACTTCATGTTATAACGAAGGATTGGGACTCCACCATTCCAGATGAATTACAAGAGAAATGGGAAGAATGTCTACGCGTAGTAAAGAGTGCCGAAAACATACGA ATCGAGGCAATGCTTAATTCCCGGCCCTTAACACACATACCGctggaaaatgaagaagacgAAATactcacaccatttcattttcttattgGACGAAATGGCAGCCATATACCACCAGTAGTGAACGAAACCTCGGCAGCAAACAGGCAACAGTACAAACTCACACAGCATTACTCAAAGATATTCTGGGACCGTTGGAAAAAAGaatatcttccaacactaATACGCCGAAATAAGTGGACTAACCACGTAGAACCCATAAAGGTGGGAGACATAGTCGTGCTGTTTGATGACAACGCACCTCCGGGAAAGTGGATCAAAGGAAGAATTATGAAAGCGAATATGGCCCCGGATGGGCAAGTACGATCAGTGGAAGTAAAAGTGGgagaaaacatattaaaacggCCAGCTGTCCGAGTTGCCGTATTAAATATAGAGCAAAAAGAACATTTGCCTCTCCACACAACATCTCAGCAACACCAGGGCACACATCGAATCAGACCGCTTCAGCCTAACAACGACAACAATGAAACGAAGCCTCCTCGCAAGAAGACAAAGATCGCCCCATGTCATTGGGCAAAACAGTTGTTGGAAAATAACCCACCAAGCACTTCGACCAACTAA